In one window of Candidatus Lernaella stagnicola DNA:
- a CDS encoding TolC family protein, whose translation MGKRTAALLVMFFLMAAVPVAAEELTLEKAIELALRQSRAMRQVQYERAAADWGLANSISNYLPRVSYNTTWSRLDEDTFSDAEAAFELQKQFNPDAKQSVFEDSYSSAVSVVQPIFNGAAEIAAIRAGAFTRKNAHLGEQNTRMNVALEVKQAYYGVTTARELKVVAREALSLAQESLRLQRARYEVGSATKSDVLRWEAEAAKAEGGVAEAENAHAQALMQLARIIGGPVNQRWELPSLDTNAVTVEIEKTKGIEGVGIDDPLSINNHPAVRQTAGTVKLAGVEAEAQIGGLFPNVNFFYNYNWLTNDTIEPDEDTSWNMGITVEIPLFQGLRRVTGIGKTVRARQQASMAADQFNRTFLQRAYASKLNLRSARLRVMSARKAVQSSQANLEIVESRAGLGMATNLELLDARIAYLQARSDLISAISDFYVALADWEYASAQTED comes from the coding sequence ATGGGCAAACGAACGGCAGCATTGCTTGTGATGTTTTTTCTAATGGCCGCTGTGCCGGTCGCCGCCGAGGAACTGACGCTGGAAAAGGCGATTGAACTCGCCTTGCGGCAAAGCCGCGCCATGCGACAGGTTCAATACGAACGCGCCGCCGCCGATTGGGGGCTGGCCAACTCGATTTCGAACTACCTGCCGCGGGTCAGTTACAACACGACCTGGTCGCGCCTGGATGAGGATACTTTCAGCGACGCGGAAGCCGCGTTTGAATTGCAGAAGCAATTCAATCCGGACGCCAAGCAGTCTGTCTTCGAGGACAGCTATTCCAGCGCCGTATCCGTCGTCCAACCGATTTTCAACGGCGCCGCCGAGATCGCCGCCATTCGGGCGGGGGCCTTCACGCGCAAAAACGCTCACCTGGGCGAACAGAACACGCGCATGAACGTCGCCCTGGAAGTGAAACAGGCGTATTACGGCGTCACGACCGCGCGCGAACTGAAGGTTGTGGCCCGCGAGGCGTTGTCGCTGGCGCAGGAATCGTTGCGTCTGCAACGGGCGCGATACGAAGTCGGCTCGGCGACCAAATCCGACGTGCTGCGCTGGGAAGCCGAAGCCGCGAAGGCCGAAGGCGGCGTGGCCGAAGCGGAAAACGCGCACGCTCAGGCGCTCATGCAACTGGCCCGGATCATTGGCGGCCCCGTCAATCAGCGCTGGGAGTTGCCGAGTCTGGATACCAACGCGGTAACGGTAGAAATCGAGAAAACGAAGGGCATCGAAGGCGTCGGCATTGACGACCCGCTGTCAATCAACAACCACCCGGCCGTGCGGCAAACCGCCGGGACGGTGAAACTGGCCGGCGTGGAAGCCGAAGCGCAAATCGGCGGATTGTTCCCCAACGTCAATTTTTTCTACAACTATAACTGGCTCACCAACGACACGATCGAACCCGACGAAGATACCAGTTGGAACATGGGCATCACGGTGGAGATACCGCTTTTCCAAGGCCTGCGCCGCGTGACGGGCATCGGCAAAACCGTTCGCGCCCGCCAGCAGGCGTCGATGGCCGCCGATCAATTCAACCGCACGTTTTTGCAGCGCGCGTATGCCTCGAAATTGAATTTGCGCAGCGCGCGCCTGCGGGTCATGTCGGCGCGCAAGGCGGTCCAAAGTTCGCAGGCGAATCTCGAGATCGTCGAAAGCCGGGCCGGGTTGGGCATGGCGACCAATCTGGAACTACTCGATGCCCGGATTGCCTACTTGCAGGCGCGATCCGATTTGATCAGCGCCATTAGCGATTTCTACGTTGCCTTGGCCGATTGGGAATACGCAAGCGCGCAGACGGAGGACTAG
- a CDS encoding PadR family transcriptional regulator, translating to MNRNKKFAYNVQLAILGFLKEKDFYGYELKKVMERFMGPWTNIKFGSIYYALEKLAQEGLVEPVREEKEGAQPSRMIYQITDKGRHAFDEMLLESLDAYQQFFFLLDVALFFSGSLDRSLVEEKLHDRAEKSQQLYELMEALKTTHHGNEIAQILVRHHQMHLETERDFLLEVAERFANHDPFAGKSVRDWLDAHPPHEVSEEVKTN from the coding sequence ATGAATCGAAATAAGAAATTCGCGTACAACGTGCAATTGGCGATTTTGGGTTTTCTCAAGGAGAAGGATTTCTACGGGTACGAACTCAAGAAAGTGATGGAACGTTTCATGGGTCCGTGGACCAACATCAAATTCGGCTCCATTTATTACGCGCTGGAAAAGCTCGCGCAGGAGGGCTTGGTCGAGCCCGTGCGTGAAGAAAAGGAAGGGGCGCAGCCCTCGCGCATGATCTACCAGATCACCGACAAAGGCCGCCACGCCTTCGACGAGATGCTCTTGGAAAGCCTCGACGCCTACCAGCAGTTTTTCTTCTTGTTGGATGTCGCGTTGTTCTTCAGCGGCAGTTTGGACCGTTCATTGGTGGAGGAAAAACTACACGACCGGGCCGAAAAATCGCAGCAACTTTACGAACTGATGGAAGCGCTGAAAACAACGCATCACGGAAACGAAATCGCGCAGATATTGGTCCGTCATCACCAGATGCATCTTGAAACCGAGAGAGATTTCCTGCTCGAAGTGGCCGAGCGTTTCGCCAATCACGATCCCTTTGCGGGCAAATCGGTGCGTGATTGGCTCGACGCCCATCCGCCGCACGAAGTGAGCGAGGAAGTCAAAACCAATTAG